The window AAGGACGGCCACAGCCGCCAGCCGACGAAGCCCCCGACCCCCAGCACCGTCAGCACGAGCAGCGCGACGACCAGCAGGGCGATGCCGATGCGGGCCCGCGACGGGCGCTGCCGCTCCTGCGGCGGCCACGGTCCGCCCAGCCGCGACGTCTCCGCCCAGGGGTCGTACGGCCCCAGCGGTCTCGTCGGTTCCTGCCTGCCCATGCGCTTGCTCATCTTCTTCTCCGCCTACCCTTTGGGAGCGCTCGCCCTACCCCGGCGCACCCGATTGTGCACGTTGCGGCCAGCCCGGGGTAGGCGCGGCCATCCCCGTGACCTCCGGCGACGACGCCCACGACCGTGCCGCTGGCGCCGAGGACCGCACGGAACGGCCCGGTGATGCTCCGCGCCCCTCCGGCACGGGCCGGCGTCGCGACGGTCAGGCGCCCGGGTCGCCCTTGGCGGTCCGGACCAGGACGACGGTGACGTTGTCCGGGCCGCCGGCGGCGTTGGCCGCGTCGACCAGCGCGTCGCAGGTGGCGTCGCCGTCCGGGGACGACATCAGCAGCTCGGCGATCATGTCCTCGCCGACCGGCTCGGTGAGGCCGTCGGAGCAGAGCAGCACCTGATCACCGGAGCGGAGCGGGAGCGGCGGCGGGAGCTGGATGTCGACCTCCCGCTCCAGCCCGATGGCAGTGGTCAGCACGCTGCGGTAGGGGTGCGAGGCGGCCTGGTCGCGGGAGAGGCGGCCCTGGCGGACCATCTCGGCCACGACCGTCTGGTCATTGGTGAGCTGCCGCAGCGGCTCGCCGGGCCGAAGCAGGTAGGCACGGCTGTCCCCGACGTGCGCGATGACGAGCTGCTCGGCGGCGAGCAGGGCCGCGGTCAGGGTGGTGCCCATCCCGGCGCGGGCCGGGTCGAGCGCCGCCTCGTCGCGAACGACCCGGTTGGCTTCCTCGAAGGCGGCCACCAGCTCCTCCCGGGCCGCCTCGACGCTGGCCGGGCGCATGCCGTCGAGCCGGGCCAGCACGCGCACCGCGGTCGCGGACGCGACCTCCCCGGCCGAGTGGCCGCCCAGGCCGTCGGCGACGGCGAACAGCGTCCTCCCCGGGTGGTGGCTGTCCTCGTTCCGGTCCCTGACCCGGCCCGGGTCGGAGCGGGCGAACGCGCAGATGAGCATGGTCGATGCCTTGGTCGCGGGCTACTGACACCAGATCATAGTGCCCACCCGCCCCGTAGACGGCGCGGCCGGAAGCAAGACTTCCACCTCGCTTCGCAGCCGTCTCAGGGCCGGCGGAGGTTCCGGACGGTCGGTGCGTCATGGCAGATCGCGATGGGATCATACGAATGGGCGGGTGCGTCACGTGGACACCTGTCGGGCGAAGGAGCGTTCATCATGAAGACCGGCCACCTCGACGAA is drawn from Actinomycetes bacterium and contains these coding sequences:
- a CDS encoding protein phosphatase 2C domain-containing protein codes for the protein MLICAFARSDPGRVRDRNEDSHHPGRTLFAVADGLGGHSAGEVASATAVRVLARLDGMRPASVEAAREELVAAFEEANRVVRDEAALDPARAGMGTTLTAALLAAEQLVIAHVGDSRAYLLRPGEPLRQLTNDQTVVAEMVRQGRLSRDQAASHPYRSVLTTAIGLEREVDIQLPPPLPLRSGDQVLLCSDGLTEPVGEDMIAELLMSSPDGDATCDALVDAANAAGGPDNVTVVLVRTAKGDPGA